One region of Gammaproteobacteria bacterium genomic DNA includes:
- the tsaB gene encoding tRNA (adenosine(37)-N6)-threonylcarbamoyltransferase complex dimerization subunit type 1 TsaB produces MKTLCIDTSSASCSVALAIDKDVFALFDDKPQAHSENVLSMCESVIAQAGISRTELDLLAVTRGPGSFTGVRIGVSVAQGIAYALDIPVAPLSSLAVLAQHTWLMHQSENIFCLQDARMNEIYYGAYEIVNGIAQAVIEEGIDAPADICPSENRDWVSVGTAWAEYTQELAKLHGKFSHIFTDVVVDARAMPALALDYHLKGHTVSATSLEPVYLRNKVAEKQHERG; encoded by the coding sequence ATGAAGACGCTGTGTATTGATACCAGTAGCGCGAGTTGTTCTGTCGCTCTAGCCATAGATAAAGACGTGTTTGCGCTTTTCGATGACAAACCACAGGCCCATTCGGAAAATGTACTTTCCATGTGCGAGTCTGTTATCGCTCAGGCTGGAATATCCCGTACCGAACTCGATCTTCTTGCCGTTACACGCGGGCCAGGTTCTTTCACAGGCGTACGTATAGGCGTCAGTGTTGCACAAGGCATTGCCTACGCGCTGGATATACCCGTTGCGCCTTTGTCTTCGCTCGCAGTGTTGGCTCAACATACGTGGCTAATGCATCAATCCGAAAATATCTTCTGCCTTCAGGATGCGCGCATGAATGAAATCTATTATGGCGCGTACGAAATCGTTAACGGTATCGCACAGGCTGTGATCGAAGAAGGAATTGACGCGCCCGCCGACATTTGTCCCTCTGAAAATAGGGATTGGGTTTCGGTAGGAACGGCTTGGGCGGAATATACGCAAGAACTTGCGAAATTACACGGAAAATTCTCCCATATATTTACCGACGTAGTCGTAGACGCACGTGCAATGCCTGCACTCGCGTTAGACTACCACCTTAAGGGTCATACTGTTTCTGCTACGTCGCTTGAGCCTGTATATCTACGTAATAAGGTTGCTGAAAAACAGCATGAACGTGGCTAA
- a CDS encoding ATP-dependent DNA helicase, with product MTELSDILGPEGKLSHNISGFSFRPQQMEMAQKIQDALADRSTLIVEAGTGTGKTFAYLTPALLSGNRILISTGTKTLQDQLFNRDIPKLCEALGVSPRVALLKGRQNYLCLHRMDKTLAQGRLSFREHINQLHEVREWSYQTRHGDISELHQVPETSSLWQQLTSTSDNCLGSDCLYAEKCYVNLARANAHKADVIVCNHHLFFSDMALLREGIDDLLPTVDAYIFDEAHQLAEIAHQFLGFNFSSAQIRNLISDVTTAISEHASDMLTEFNEFHQDLTRQMLDMQKAFEALPSRGAWTEFYHLPSVSQAITNLVNRLAVYCGHLEETSVRSTELNNCFERCEKLCIALAEMTTINPAFIQWYEVRKQSISFHNTPLEIATPFHERMSNSRQAWIFTSATISVNDDFSYFRKRLGIKESENACWDSPFDYPNNSLLYLPENLPEPSHPYFGEAVINAVIPVLEETQGKAFILFTSLAALNAAAEQLKETDYELFVQGTLPKSHLLEAFIRSKKGVLLGSASFWEGVDVKGEALSLVVIDKLPFASPADPIIKAKIANIREKGGEPFWQYQLPHAVISLKQGIGRLIRDESDRGILMVCDPRLSSKGYGKMFLDSLPKMPVTRRLSEVKQFWSKIREHEDAVY from the coding sequence ATGACGGAACTGAGTGACATTTTAGGGCCAGAGGGTAAACTCTCACACAATATTTCCGGATTTAGTTTTCGGCCACAGCAAATGGAAATGGCGCAGAAGATCCAGGATGCCCTCGCCGACCGCAGTACTCTCATCGTCGAAGCGGGTACGGGAACCGGAAAAACCTTTGCTTATCTTACGCCCGCGCTTTTATCTGGTAATAGAATTCTGATATCCACCGGTACCAAAACACTTCAAGACCAGTTATTCAACCGCGACATACCTAAACTTTGCGAGGCGCTTGGCGTTAGCCCACGCGTCGCTTTGCTCAAAGGTCGACAAAATTATCTCTGTCTGCACAGAATGGACAAAACGCTTGCTCAAGGACGATTGAGTTTTCGAGAACACATTAATCAATTACATGAAGTCCGTGAATGGTCGTATCAAACTCGGCACGGCGATATTAGCGAACTACATCAAGTACCAGAAACATCATCACTGTGGCAACAACTGACGTCTACCAGCGATAACTGTCTAGGCAGCGATTGTCTCTACGCCGAAAAGTGCTATGTCAATCTTGCGCGCGCCAACGCGCATAAAGCCGATGTCATTGTCTGCAATCATCACCTGTTCTTTTCTGATATGGCCTTATTGCGTGAAGGCATAGACGATTTACTACCTACCGTGGATGCCTATATTTTCGATGAAGCTCATCAATTAGCGGAGATAGCCCATCAGTTCCTGGGGTTCAATTTCAGCAGCGCTCAAATACGCAATTTGATCAGCGATGTGACCACCGCTATTAGCGAACATGCCAGTGATATGTTAACCGAGTTCAATGAATTTCATCAGGACTTGACCAGGCAAATGCTGGACATGCAAAAGGCTTTTGAAGCCCTGCCCTCACGTGGCGCCTGGACCGAATTCTATCATCTACCATCCGTCAGCCAGGCGATCACCAATCTGGTCAATCGACTTGCGGTATATTGCGGACATCTCGAGGAAACCTCAGTACGCAGTACGGAGTTGAATAATTGCTTTGAACGCTGTGAAAAACTTTGCATCGCCCTGGCGGAGATGACAACAATTAATCCGGCGTTTATCCAATGGTACGAAGTAAGAAAACAGAGCATCAGTTTCCACAATACGCCGCTTGAGATTGCGACCCCGTTTCATGAACGCATGAGCAACTCTCGTCAAGCCTGGATATTTACCTCGGCGACGATTAGCGTCAACGACGATTTTTCCTACTTCCGTAAGCGGCTGGGAATCAAGGAATCAGAAAATGCCTGTTGGGACAGTCCTTTTGATTATCCGAATAACAGTTTGCTCTATTTGCCCGAGAATTTACCGGAACCTAGTCACCCCTATTTTGGCGAAGCCGTCATTAATGCTGTGATTCCTGTTCTGGAGGAAACACAAGGAAAGGCATTCATTCTGTTCACCAGTCTGGCAGCGTTAAATGCTGCCGCGGAACAGTTGAAGGAAACCGATTACGAATTGTTTGTTCAAGGTACGCTCCCCAAATCTCATCTCCTCGAAGCATTCATTCGTAGCAAAAAAGGCGTGTTATTAGGTAGTGCGAGTTTTTGGGAAGGTGTTGACGTCAAAGGGGAAGCATTGTCACTGGTGGTAATAGATAAATTGCCCTTTGCCTCCCCCGCAGACCCCATTATCAAAGCAAAAATCGCTAACATCCGTGAAAAAGGTGGAGAACCCTTTTGGCAGTATCAACTCCCCCATGCGGTAATCAGTTTAAAGCAAGGTATTGGCCGATTAATACGCGACGAAAGTGATCGCGGTATACTCATGGTTTGCGATCCAAGGCTCAGTAGCAAGGGGTATGGCAAAATGTTTCTCGACAGCCTGCCAAAAATGCCCGTTACACGACGTCTCAGTGAGGTAAAACAATTTTGGAGCAAAATACGCGAACATGAAGACGCTGTGTATTGA
- a CDS encoding S8 family serine peptidase, giving the protein MGQTHSTMACQAMVRLKRLCVVALLAVVGACSEPLPVYHHSDQAETPAADGILIKFTHSTGTSSRARSVQAAGLTERSRFSLVPGLTLASVQPGYTLNETLSELAKDPTVAFAEPNYIYSINVLPNDPRFARQYGLHNTGQNGGVADADIDAPEAWDIQTGNDVVVAVIDTGVDYNHPDLVNNIWTNPGEIPGNNRDDDGNGFVDDVRGWDFALNNNNPMDNHNHGTHVAGIIAARGNNGIGVAGVNWRARIMPLKFMDNQGIGTTASAIRAIEYAVANGAKVSNNSWGGTNFSQALYDAIQAANSAGHVFVAAAGNDGVNSDTSGYYPSTYNLPNIISVGASDQNDQITTFSNFGTRTVDLVAPGMGIVSTVIRTNNNGYQFMTGTSMSAPYVTGAISLLYSQNPTLSIAQVRSAILNTVDTKPALSNVVGSGGRLNVFNAVNSVPQSGPIPINPVPAPTPNPAPVNPSVVRVSPQNAEVPIGGSFRFTVSGGQAPYTWSVGNSIVGTIDALSGQFQGLAVGSTSITATDSSGSTSAPVNVTVTNLLIRPVNKTSLQLTEVATFTVNGGVGPYNWSTSNTGVAEISITGAQNETVTVTPAAQGSFSLTASDASGNSVANRLTVVVSPMALDPVTSSIRVGGSLQLNVSGGTSPYSWTSSNTSVATVDGGGIVTGIAAGSVTITATDALGTPQSAQITVAANTTPLVINSPANTVNVGATLQFSASGGVRPYSWGVGNVALASINGTGLLTANAAGTVAVIVTDFIGSVSRQTITINAAPPATVHH; this is encoded by the coding sequence ATGGGACAAACGCATTCAACAATGGCTTGCCAGGCAATGGTAAGGCTTAAACGCTTATGCGTCGTGGCATTGCTTGCCGTGGTCGGCGCGTGTTCGGAACCCTTGCCGGTATATCACCATAGTGATCAAGCTGAAACTCCTGCCGCCGACGGTATACTCATCAAATTTACCCATTCCACGGGAACAAGCAGCCGCGCACGCTCAGTGCAGGCGGCCGGTTTGACGGAACGCTCTCGTTTTTCGCTTGTACCGGGTTTAACGCTGGCAAGCGTGCAACCGGGATATACACTCAATGAAACGCTGAGTGAATTGGCTAAAGACCCAACTGTGGCATTCGCAGAACCGAATTATATTTATTCGATAAACGTGCTTCCCAACGATCCGCGCTTTGCACGGCAATACGGTCTGCACAATACCGGTCAAAATGGGGGAGTTGCTGACGCAGACATCGACGCGCCGGAGGCCTGGGATATCCAGACCGGTAATGATGTCGTTGTCGCGGTTATCGACACTGGAGTGGACTATAACCATCCCGATCTGGTTAATAATATCTGGACCAATCCAGGAGAGATTCCGGGTAACAACCGGGATGACGATGGCAACGGTTTTGTCGACGATGTACGCGGCTGGGATTTCGCGCTAAATAATAATAATCCTATGGATAACCATAATCATGGAACACATGTCGCGGGTATCATCGCTGCGAGAGGCAATAATGGTATTGGTGTCGCCGGGGTCAATTGGCGCGCGCGCATAATGCCACTAAAGTTTATGGATAACCAGGGCATAGGCACTACTGCGTCAGCAATACGTGCTATTGAGTACGCTGTGGCCAACGGTGCCAAGGTATCGAACAATAGCTGGGGTGGGACGAATTTCAGTCAGGCCTTGTATGATGCAATTCAAGCGGCCAATAGTGCGGGGCATGTGTTCGTAGCCGCTGCCGGCAACGATGGCGTAAACAGCGATACCAGTGGCTATTATCCTAGTACGTATAATTTGCCTAATATCATTTCGGTTGGCGCCTCCGATCAGAATGATCAGATCACCACTTTTTCAAATTTTGGTACACGCACTGTCGACCTGGTCGCCCCCGGAATGGGCATCGTCAGTACGGTTATACGCACCAATAATAACGGCTATCAGTTTATGACAGGGACTTCCATGTCTGCGCCCTATGTTACAGGTGCGATCTCACTCCTATATTCACAGAATCCTACGCTTTCTATCGCCCAGGTACGCAGCGCAATATTAAACACAGTCGACACTAAACCTGCGCTGAGCAACGTCGTGGGCAGTGGTGGGCGTCTGAATGTATTCAATGCGGTAAACAGTGTGCCTCAATCCGGTCCTATACCGATCAATCCTGTGCCCGCACCAACGCCTAATCCAGCACCAGTCAATCCGAGCGTGGTCAGAGTTTCTCCACAAAATGCGGAAGTACCGATTGGAGGGAGTTTCCGATTTACGGTTTCCGGTGGACAGGCGCCTTATACGTGGTCGGTAGGGAATTCCATTGTCGGAACCATAGATGCGCTTAGTGGCCAGTTCCAGGGATTAGCTGTAGGCAGCACTAGCATAACGGCTACAGATTCGTCAGGTAGTACCAGCGCGCCAGTGAATGTTACGGTTACAAATTTATTGATTAGGCCGGTTAATAAAACCAGTTTACAGCTGACTGAAGTGGCGACGTTTACCGTAAACGGTGGAGTAGGTCCGTACAACTGGAGCACCAGTAATACTGGCGTCGCCGAGATTTCCATCACTGGCGCACAAAATGAGACAGTAACCGTAACACCAGCGGCACAGGGCAGTTTTAGTCTCACAGCAAGCGATGCATCCGGTAATAGTGTTGCCAACCGTCTTACCGTGGTCGTCAGCCCGATGGCTTTGGACCCGGTTACCAGCAGCATACGCGTTGGAGGTTCGCTACAACTCAATGTTAGTGGTGGTACTTCCCCGTATTCATGGACAAGTTCGAATACATCTGTCGCTACAGTAGATGGTGGCGGGATAGTTACTGGAATCGCCGCGGGCTCGGTGACAATTACTGCCACAGATGCTTTAGGTACGCCACAGTCGGCACAGATTACTGTGGCAGCAAATACCACTCCGCTGGTTATCAATTCCCCGGCAAATACGGTCAATGTTGGGGCGACGCTGCAATTTAGTGCTAGCGGTGGAGTTAGGCCCTATTCCTGGGGTGTTGGCAATGTGGCACTGGCAAGTATAAATGGAACTGGTTTATTGACCGCGAACGCTGCAGGAACGGTGGCAGTAATCGTTACCGACTTTATTGGATCGGTGAGTCGTCAGACAATCACAATCAACGCAGCTCCACCGGCTACAGTTCATCACTAG
- a CDS encoding group II truncated hemoglobin, protein MLTPDSNPYELLGGEPAVRRLVDRFYQLMDEQPETFGIRKMHAEDLASAREKLFEFLSGWLGGPPLFVKKYGHPRLRARHLPFSIGKEERDQWLMCMNQAIDEQIENEDLKAHLKDAFFRTADFMRNRDMSLPLQS, encoded by the coding sequence ATGTTAACACCAGATTCCAATCCCTATGAACTCCTGGGCGGTGAACCAGCCGTACGTCGCCTGGTGGATCGCTTTTATCAGTTAATGGATGAGCAGCCGGAAACCTTTGGCATACGTAAAATGCATGCTGAAGATTTGGCCTCTGCCAGAGAGAAGTTGTTTGAATTTCTATCGGGCTGGTTGGGTGGGCCACCGCTGTTCGTAAAGAAATATGGGCATCCGCGTTTGCGTGCGAGACATTTGCCTTTTTCCATTGGAAAGGAGGAGCGTGATCAGTGGTTGATGTGTATGAATCAGGCCATCGACGAACAGATTGAGAACGAAGATTTAAAAGCGCATCTGAAAGATGCCTTTTTCAGAACAGCGGATTTTATGCGGAATAGGGATATGTCGTTACCGCTTCAGTCCTAG
- a CDS encoding putative metalloprotease CJM1_0395 family protein codes for MNIANVSSSYLQTTHQGHSAPGLQPNATPVAQAESLTRINSTQNTANSENKPNTQQQDQQNAGIGELLSQKAQLGRNTKDYKQRDEQRKDENKGTLAQEQSEKPVDNPAGLDEDDLEEVKELASRDREVRAHEAAHLAAAGQYAKGGINLETKRGPDGKSYAVGGHVSIDTSPVPNDPEATLRKAQKIRAAAIAPAEPSGQDRSVAIEAARMASEARMEITKEKQEEIKQTLESKDKTTEEASTPTGSEQARSRFAQAYENVAGIGQFDTEETRFRATA; via the coding sequence ATGAACATAGCGAACGTCAGTTCTAGTTATTTGCAGACCACCCATCAGGGGCATTCAGCTCCGGGGCTGCAACCCAATGCGACGCCTGTAGCGCAGGCGGAGTCGCTGACGCGCATTAATTCCACGCAAAATACCGCCAATAGCGAAAACAAACCCAACACACAACAACAGGATCAGCAGAACGCCGGGATTGGCGAACTACTTAGCCAGAAAGCCCAACTCGGACGAAATACAAAGGACTACAAGCAAAGAGACGAACAGCGCAAGGATGAAAACAAGGGCACGCTCGCACAGGAACAAAGTGAAAAACCCGTAGACAACCCCGCCGGACTTGATGAAGACGATCTTGAAGAAGTAAAGGAACTCGCAAGTCGAGACCGTGAAGTCCGTGCGCATGAAGCCGCGCATCTGGCTGCTGCAGGGCAATATGCCAAAGGCGGTATCAACCTTGAAACTAAGCGCGGCCCTGATGGTAAAAGTTATGCCGTCGGCGGTCATGTAAGCATTGATACCAGCCCAGTACCCAATGACCCTGAAGCTACTCTACGTAAAGCACAGAAAATCCGCGCCGCAGCTATTGCCCCTGCTGAACCTTCCGGTCAGGACCGGTCTGTGGCCATCGAAGCCGCACGTATGGCTTCTGAAGCGCGTATGGAGATCACTAAGGAAAAGCAAGAAGAAATCAAGCAGACACTGGAATCAAAAGACAAAACTACTGAAGAAGCCTCAACACCTACTGGCTCTGAACAAGCACGTTCACGATTTGCCCAGGCCTATGAAAACGTCGCAGGCATTGGGCAGTTTGATACCGAGGAAACGCGCTTCAGAGCAACCGCCTAG